GCTGGCCGTTTCCATGTGGCGCTGCTCAGATCCGTGCGCTCCTGCTGCTGAcgctgctgcttggctgccagcagcacagggctgaaaCCTCTCTggctgccagagcctcacctcGGCGCAGCGCTGGATTGCTCTGAGAAAGGATCTCAGCCttatctcagccttttctcagctGCATGACGCTCTGTTTCTAAAATGATCTCCTATTACGCGCTCCTTCAGGAAAACACGTTCGTAGGGAGGGTATTTAAAAGTCTGGCTTGaaagaggggggtggggaaaaaaagggagaagaaaaaccaCCTGTAAGCATCCCAGCGAGCATGTCTGGGGACCAGCACTGATCTGCAGCTCTAAACAATCATTACAGCTCATTCACATGAAAAAGACGATTTGTGAAGACTCATTCTGTAATAAAACCTTTTGTGCTGCTGATCCAGGGAGGAAAGCACTGGGGAGACCAGTTGATGCAGGCTGTTCTAAAAATATCAGTTTGTGCTGTCATCTGGTGAGAGTATGTCATCCTGTAATCTTGGCATCTGCAGGGACAGCAAGTTTCTGCCTAATTATTGCTGCTGAATCACATGACAAAGCATGAGGTACTAAAAACCAGATCTATATAAAACACCCAACAGGAGAACACCCAAGCCGCAGGATCACACCGCTGGCCTGGCTTCAGCTTGCTCTACACTCACAACACGAGCCTGCCAAGGGGTTCACAGATCTTTTTCCTGGGTtaataaacccccaaacataaactcagattaaaaaaaaacagaaacaaacccaaaccaaccccacaacaaaccagCCAAACCAAAAAGCCCTGCTCCCAGAAGGAGTGATTCATTGTTTGTGCGttagctcctgctgcctccacgcACCAAAAGACACGGCAGCTCTGCAAGCACAGGACCGGCTCCTGTGTGCAAGGGGCTTGGAGGGGCACTGAGGCCAGTGGGGTCTCATCAGGAGCAGCCCTAACTGCGTTTGCCCAGCTTTCCCCttccaccctccccagcagctacAAGCACCGAGTTTGCTCCTGTGCCCCTGGTGTGTGCCAGGGTCAGGGCAGGTCCTCCTTGGAGCTACTGGGAAGACTGTTCCTGGTGAAATACATTTTCTATGCGGATATTTTTGTTCAAAGACTAAACTCGGGGTGTGTGATATTTAGTTAGTCACAAAACCACCTTTCAAAACTTGGGCTGGCTGAAACAACACTGTCAAACGTTAGCTCACCACCACCTTAACCACTAACCTGTTAGAATGGAGCAGAAGAATTTGCTGCTCCTCAATTTCCTTTACATTCTTTacaggcagccagctccaccTTGGCTCCCTGTAAGAAACCTGCTAGCCCTACCCCGAAGATCTCACTcttgaagagaggaggaagcatGGCTATGGTCCTGAGGCAGTCAAGTGTCCTCAGGCAAGAGGCCCGCTGATTTTGCTTTCCACATTTCAGCTTTAATGATCAGAAAACAAGGTTTCTGGTAAAGAATAAAAATCATCTTCCTTGTGGCATATTGTCCAGAAGTCCCTGATTTGAAACTCCATCCAAATGAAGATCTTTTCACTAACTACTTCAGCTTTTAAGATGGTGTTGTAGCGAATAATGAGTCATCCTGAGAACTGTGCATGAGTCTTTGGTATGAATTTCACCCAGGAACAGGCTGAACACCAAGTAACAAATAGGCAACTTGTCCAAACTGATATGGGCTAAGGAAATACCACCAGGCTTTCATGATGCTTTTATCAGAGATGTTAATCACTACATTGGGTGAACATAAAAGTGGCATTGCTGCTAGCAGCTTGTGCACTCTACTGCTGCAGTAAGACAATGTGGGATCTGTATGGTGCTAAGGCAAAATGAGTGACTTCAACTGATCTATGAAGTATTTcacttgccctttttgaacaaGTCAACATGAGTCCAGCACAACTCCTTTACAGAGGCTGCTAAACATCACACTGAAACCCCTCTCAGAAGATATGAGCAGGTGAATTTTTCAGATGGTGAAACCAGCTCAAGAAGTTCCTGCCTTGCTTGTGCTGAGCTCTCCTCCACTCctgtccaagccctgccagcagccctgcctgtgcagcaccGCTGTGAACCGGATCACTGAAACAACAACTTGGACAGCTTTTGATGCCTGAAGATTTAAATGTTTGCCAAACTGGTAGCTGATCAccagctcccctcaccttcccaaaCAGTCTGCCCTGCCAATCTATTTGGGACTACTCTTTGGTGAATTCCAAGTCCTTTGGCACTCACCAGCTGATAAGGACCACAGAACAAAGTGCAGAGTTGTGGGAAGCccaggctgagagaagacctACCAATTTCAAAATGAAAGGTATTCTAGACACAGGCAAGGGAATAGTGATGTCTTTATTTATTGATAAATAAGATGAAAAACCAAGGTGATGATTATCTGAGTGGGTGGAGAGCATATCCAGTGCTCTTGGGAAGCAGGCAGAGATAGAGAAACAGAGGCTTGAGCCAGCTTAAGAGGGGAAAATTACGGCTGAGTGAATAAAGCATGAGGAAAGTGTAttgattttctctttcttcttgtaagagaaaaaaagggaaacaaaccaAATTTCATTTATATGCCTCAATGAGGGCCCTCTGAAAGCCTGGGCATGGCCAGCCCCATGGGCACAAGGCCAGCATGGTGGGACCAGGCTCACTGCAGCAACCACGCACAGCGAACGTGAGCACAGCCACTAAACTCGAGGTGGTGGCACCTCCTGCACGTGTTTTTCACTTCCCCTATGAAGAAACTGTAGTTGACTTTCTTCCAAAGTAAACCCCTCTCTATAGCTAGAGTATGTATAAAATAAATACCTCAGTATTtagcttctttcttttcttccccaaaactgACTCCaacatttctcttctgtttcataAGCAAACACAGCACTCACGATTCCCAGGTATGCCAACAATCCATTGTAACTGCTTCTGCCTGCCTACCAAACACATCTGGCCACCCTTGTGAAGCAGATGTAGCATGAGcgagctccaggctgctctgctgaaagCATTCCCCAGTCCTCAAGCCTGTAAAGATTCATTCCTGGGATGATGAACACTGCCGAGAGAAGATCTTCATTCAAGGGTCCCTATTGCTACAGCGAAGCGGAGAAGTAACCGAGAAAGCGATTCAGAACGATTGCATCTGATGTCACACGAGGTGATCCCATCGAAACAGGAGATGCTCTCAGGGAGGCAAACTCTCAAACAGAGCTGCTTAACAGCTGAGGAAGGGTGCATGATGAACCAGCTCAGCAGAAATCATCTGCACTTGCACCTGATACCGGAGGCACCCCGCAGCAGCCGGTCCACTtgtcagagagagagaaagaggcttCCACAGATGACTGGACAGTaatctgctgaggagagctgtcTCGTTAATAAATCTCTGCTCTGCAATGAGGCTCTGCTCACACAGATGTGTCAGTTCCTTTACTTGGAGGGCGCAGCCTGAAAGAGATCACGGCAGCTGCACTTGCTGTCaatggcacaggctggggggaagagaCAGTGGCAGGCAGTGGTGAGGAAGTGGTGTGCTGGGGTGTACCTCCTCCATGCAAATCACCCTGTGGGCAGCTTCTTACCTACACTCAGCAGAAGAAGCTACCAAAGTAGGAAGCTGCTCTGTTTGTCAAGCCAAGCTGTCAAAAACATCTATTTTTTTAGGCCCCACTGTAGTGTTGGACACTTCGCAGTGATGAAGGAACctacagcttttctttcttacCTCATGGAAAAAGGGGTTTTAAATCCAAAGAGCTCATGCACCTGCAGCAAGTGTGACCTCCTGCAAGTTTTTGCTTCCTGGTTCATGAGTCaattcctctttttcctctttcctaaaTTGTCCAGCACTAGAATTGAAGAAAACCAGCTGTGGCCCTGGCCTTGCTAAGCTGCTGTCCCGTGCACCATCAGCAGGACATGGCGTCCTCTAcagcccacctctgcagcccatCTCCTGGTtgtgcactgcactgctgtCCCTTTGAGGGAGAAGACATCAAAGAACCAGAGGAAATCCTCCTACCAACAACAAAAGGACTGTGCAAACCCCAACTGCTCCACCAGAGCAAGGAGGCCGGAGGGAGGACTCCTGCACACTCCTGTTCTCCCTCACAGGCAGCTGATCACAGCACACATCTCCTCTGCTACTCCATACACACAGGAAGGCATTCAGTGGGCTCACCACTGGTGCTCACCTACCACAAGGCTCCTCCCTTGAACATCTAACTGTGAAACAGAGAATGAAAACTCAATTAAAGATGAAAGGGGCAAATTATGCACCGTAAAGTCAAACGACACCAACTCCTCCTTTCCATCCTTCCTCTAGAAAATAAGGAAGTTGGAAGTTCAGCTACAAACTGAATGAATTCTTTGTTTAACCTCACCCCTGGGATACCTACAAACTATTCTTTAGTTTATAGAACACTTTCAATAATTTATAGCTAACCTTTTCTCCTAATATATTTTGAAATCTGCTCCCTTACCCTGATaaataaacaaagaagaaaGGGCAACTTTGTGTGGCAGCTACTCCATGAGTCACAGTGAGTATGGGCAGTGAGCAGGCAGAGGTATGGGCAGGAGCCTGCACAATCACAAAAGGATGACAGAAACAATGTCTAAAAGTTCAGATACCCCTAGCTGTGGAAAACAAGCAATAGGGGAAAAACACCCCACACAAatgtagaagaaaaataatgatctGAAGAGGCTAAGATCTGAGAAGCACCTATGTCACAACCCAAACCTCACAGATATTCTCTTGCTGGAGTCCAAAAGGAAACGATACCCACCCCAGTCCTGGGAGGGGGACACACCAATAATTTGTGCATATTTCAAATGCTAAGCCCAGGACATTCCAGGGACCAGGCTCACCCTTGCCATTTCAGTCTATCATTCCCCCATTTGCTACCCTTTGCCAAGAACTACAATTTTTAAAAGCCCAAACAGCTTTGCTAGGGTTGCTGcactacagcagcagcacaactctaactcagaatcatagaatggtctgggttggaagggacctccaaaggccatttggtccagctccctctgcagcaagcaggggcatcctcaactagattcaGTCCTTATCTGTTCCATACAACCTGATCTTGGAAAGatgctcatcctcctcctcccctgcagtgacaATGCTCCACTGAGTGCAAAGCCCCTTGCCCCACTCCCCACGTAACACAGCTTGGCTACACCAGGCATGGGCTGCAGAGAAGAATCCATCTGTTGCAACTTCAAAGACGACGAGTTGGAGCTCTGTGATTCCTAAAACCCACAAATATTCCACCTTGGGTTGCCTGATCTGTCATTAACATTTCTCATGCCTAAATTAAGAAGGACGCAAAGCATCAGATGTGTGCCGACAGCGTTGCAGCTGAACAGCTTTTATAGCCCAGCCTCATCTCCCTCCACACCTCCAAATGTTTCTTGGTTGTGCCTGTTGCATACCaacacacagcaaagcaaatgaGTATTAGCAGTGTGCACTGACTGTGAAGAGTTTGGTGCAAgctccaaagaaacaaacctaaAGCACCAATCATTTTACCACATCTATGGGGCACTGACCTGTTTGCCCATTTTCCCCTGTTCTCAAAGGTCCTTCAGCCTGGTACCCAACTCTGTGATGAAGCCTGTTTAGCACCAGTGAAGTTCCCCACATTCAGACTGACAACGTTCTGAGCTGAGATGAGGGAATCAAAGTTAAAATCCAGCCCATCTGCATCCATGAGTTCACTGCGGATAATGGACTCCATGTCACACTCCAGGCTCCCATTGAAAATATCCAGGTCCAAGTCACTCGGGAATTTCTCGTGTCCCATGACCGGGAGGTTGACGCTAGAGGAGTacaaagaggagcctgagagcgGGTCAGAAAGCGTTTGCATAGACTGACTGACAGCTGACTGCTGATGTTTGGTGGATCCCAAGCTGCTGGAGTCACTCAAGCCTATGTTACTGATGGAACTGGACAAGGCACGGCTGCCACTAAGAGAGGAGTTGTGGGACTGGTGCTGGTGATGGGGCAGGCTCTGACTGATCAGACCCCCCTGGCCGGACTGGGCGGCGAAGGACATCATGGGGTCGCTGCGGAGCATTATATTCCTGCGGGAATTCTGGGCGGACACAGCCGTGCTGGCCTGCGACATGAGCGGGTCAGACTGCGTCATCATGACGTCGCTGTGACTGAGTGCATCGGAGGCGAGGAGATCCTGCAGCGTCTGGTTGTTGTAATGAGAGATGGAAGAGAAGGTGGCCTGCTTGTTCTCCTGGATGGTCTGCATGGGCGACTGCCGGAGGGAGTTCAGCGACGAGGGCCCGAACACTGCATTGTTGAAGCTACTCGAcggggagcccagccctgagcctttGGAGCCGTAAGGAAAACTGGAGCTTCTCTGCATCATCCCTCCAGTGGGCgactgctgggagggagggagtgttATATTGTCCAAGAGATCATCCATGAGGTTATCTGTCAGTCCATCGTTCAGATTCATTGTCCCAGCCATATCAGTCAACCTAGGCAACTCCACAGTACACGGTTTGTTTACCGAGGGGGACAAACTCGATGGACTGCTGTAGAGCATGGGAGAGAGCGGAGCATCATCATCTTGAACGTCATCCAGCTCGGTGCTGGCCAGAATGGGAGACAGGCGGCCGCTGATGGTGCTGGCGTTGGAATTCGTCCGGGAGCGGAAGTCTGTCCACGCATCCAGCTCGTCGCTGCTGCGGGAGGTAGGACTCCCTGGCCACttggagagctgggaggggcTGTCCTCGCTCGTCTCCTGGGcagtctgcagggctgccttttTCTTAGCCGCCCGCCCTCTGCTCTTGGTGTACTTGTTGCTGTTGTCCATGGACACCGCGCGCCTCCGGGGCGCCTTGCCGCCTTTCCCCCCGTCCGGGTTGATCATCCACCAAGAGCTCTTCCCAGTGCCTTCGTTCTGCACCCTGACGAATCGGCTGTGGAGGGACAAGTTGTGCCGGATGGAATTCTGCAGGAAAGGAAGCAGAGCATAAGGTAAGGACCAGCACCTCCCTTCTCCTACCCAAACCTCAACCATCGCACGTGAAAACAGCAATACCAAC
This window of the Dryobates pubescens isolate bDryPub1 chromosome 28, bDryPub1.pri, whole genome shotgun sequence genome carries:
- the FOXO3 gene encoding forkhead box protein O3 — translated: MAEASPPAPLSPLDVELDPEFEPQSRPRSCTWPLQRPELQASPAKPAGEPPADAASMIPEEEDDEEEGGGSAMAVGSAAPTSAEAAAAAATAVPEEAARLLAPLPGGGPEGPSLSPGGTAAAGGGLSGGPAAAPRKCSSRRNAWGNLSYADLITRAIESSPEKRLTLSQIYDWMVRCVPYFKDKGDSNSSAGWKNSIRHNLSLHSRFVRVQNEGTGKSSWWMINPDGGKGGKAPRRRAVSMDNSNKYTKSRGRAAKKKAALQTAQETSEDSPSQLSKWPGSPTSRSSDELDAWTDFRSRTNSNASTISGRLSPILASTELDDVQDDDAPLSPMLYSSPSSLSPSVNKPCTVELPRLTDMAGTMNLNDGLTDNLMDDLLDNITLPPSQQSPTGGMMQRSSSFPYGSKGSGLGSPSSSFNNAVFGPSSLNSLRQSPMQTIQENKQATFSSISHYNNQTLQDLLASDALSHSDVMMTQSDPLMSQASTAVSAQNSRRNIMLRSDPMMSFAAQSGQGGLISQSLPHHQHQSHNSSLSGSRALSSSISNIGLSDSSSLGSTKHQQSAVSQSMQTLSDPLSGSSLYSSSVNLPVMGHEKFPSDLDLDIFNGSLECDMESIIRSELMDADGLDFNFDSLISAQNVVSLNVGNFTGAKQASSQSWVPG